The Bacillus carboniphilus genome contains a region encoding:
- a CDS encoding ArnT family glycosyltransferase — MINKLKQKHVIALLGIMVLAFFLNIYNIAQDGWGNEYYAAAVQSMMQSWHNFFFLSFDPAGFVTVDKPPFGFWIQTMFANVFGYKGWVLILPQALAGALSAGMIYLILTKRFSKAVGLMAALFFTLTPIAVAVARNNTIDSLLVFDLLIATWLLFKAIDERKWKWLFIAAFLVGLGFNIKMLQAYMVIPAFLLIFWIGAKVSWKRKIVPTIVAGVIVGCVSFSWAFAVDSVSTEDRPYIGSSEDNTVMELIFGHNGVSRLVGGGGGGQGGQQQGGQGNQMMVPGQGGPNGGQGPSGQGGTSDGQGRFGQDGPNDGQGQADGNGGGMDNETGSESILRLFNQQLSGQISWLIPLILFTCIAIFSKVKSFRLTRKQEMTLFWLSWFVPMAIFFSFAGFFHRYYLVMLAPAIAALAAIGLEQMWKDWKVGETWRKWLLPVAWITTVVYEMSIVWSYESVRSWMIPLTAIIGVAGLVVLFLNTSPQMKKIAAILGISTLLVAPGYWALTPIIYGASSSLPYAGPDLDNDQKGGPSGDSSSALQDYLVENYQEESYLVMAESSHDVSTMIIETGLPAVAYGGFNGGDNILTLEMLQELVEEGKATYIMVSNRLSQDIQDWIRENGELVPESEYSDENTQSMEKSRQQGPGKMGGSSDLYKLN, encoded by the coding sequence ATGATAAATAAATTGAAACAAAAACATGTAATCGCACTTTTAGGAATTATGGTACTAGCATTTTTCTTAAATATTTATAACATTGCTCAAGATGGATGGGGAAATGAATATTATGCAGCCGCTGTTCAAAGTATGATGCAAAGCTGGCATAATTTCTTCTTTTTATCTTTCGACCCTGCAGGATTTGTCACAGTTGATAAACCACCTTTTGGTTTTTGGATCCAAACAATGTTTGCAAATGTGTTTGGGTATAAAGGCTGGGTATTAATTCTTCCTCAAGCACTAGCAGGAGCCTTGTCAGCAGGGATGATTTATCTCATTCTTACGAAGCGTTTTAGTAAAGCAGTAGGGTTAATGGCAGCTTTGTTTTTTACACTAACGCCAATAGCAGTTGCTGTAGCAAGAAATAACACGATTGATAGTTTATTAGTTTTCGATTTATTAATTGCCACTTGGTTGTTATTTAAGGCAATAGACGAAAGAAAGTGGAAATGGTTATTTATTGCAGCTTTTCTTGTGGGATTAGGATTCAATATTAAAATGCTTCAAGCCTATATGGTGATCCCGGCGTTTCTACTTATCTTTTGGATTGGTGCAAAGGTTTCATGGAAAAGAAAGATTGTTCCAACTATAGTCGCAGGAGTGATTGTAGGATGCGTATCCTTTTCATGGGCATTTGCAGTTGATTCTGTATCAACAGAGGATCGTCCCTATATTGGTAGCTCCGAAGATAATACCGTAATGGAATTAATATTTGGTCATAATGGTGTATCCCGCCTAGTTGGAGGTGGCGGGGGAGGCCAAGGTGGCCAACAACAAGGGGGTCAAGGGAATCAAATGATGGTGCCTGGTCAAGGTGGTCCAAATGGTGGTCAAGGTCCATCGGGTCAAGGCGGAACGAGTGATGGTCAAGGTCGGTTTGGTCAGGATGGTCCAAATGATGGTCAAGGTCAAGCTGATGGAAATGGCGGTGGAATGGATAATGAAACAGGATCGGAAAGTATTTTAAGGTTATTTAACCAACAGTTATCTGGTCAAATAAGCTGGTTAATTCCTTTAATTTTGTTTACATGCATCGCCATCTTTAGTAAAGTGAAAAGCTTTCGTTTAACTAGAAAGCAAGAAATGACACTCTTTTGGTTAAGTTGGTTTGTACCAATGGCGATTTTCTTTAGCTTTGCAGGATTTTTCCATAGATATTATCTAGTGATGCTTGCTCCAGCGATAGCAGCTCTAGCGGCTATTGGGCTTGAGCAAATGTGGAAAGATTGGAAAGTAGGAGAGACTTGGAGAAAATGGTTACTACCTGTAGCTTGGATCACTACGGTAGTATATGAAATGTCCATTGTGTGGTCTTATGAAAGCGTCAGATCGTGGATGATACCTTTAACAGCTATTATCGGTGTTGCAGGATTGGTAGTTTTATTTTTAAACACAAGTCCTCAAATGAAAAAGATAGCAGCTATTTTAGGAATCTCTACATTGTTAGTGGCACCTGGTTACTGGGCGTTAACGCCGATCATCTATGGAGCATCAAGTTCATTACCATATGCAGGTCCAGATTTAGACAATGACCAGAAGGGTGGGCCAAGTGGGGATTCAAGTTCGGCTTTACAAGACTATCTCGTTGAAAACTATCAAGAAGAAAGCTATTTAGTAATGGCGGAATCTTCACATGACGTTTCAACAATGATTATTGAAACAGGATTACCTGCTGTAGCCTATGGAGGTTTTAACGGAGGAGACAATATTCTCACACTTGAAATGCTTCAAGAGTTAGTTGAAGAAGGAAAGGCAACTTATATCATGGTAAGTAATCGTCTTTCTCAAGACATTCAAGATTGGATAAGGGAAAATGGAGAGCTTGTTCCGGAATCTGAATATAGTGATGAAAATACGCAATC